Genomic DNA from Gemmatimonadota bacterium:
TCCAGGACCAGTCCGCGGTCCCGTTGAACTTCTGCGCCACGGTGCGGGCGTGCACCGCCACGGCGTGGGCGCCGGAATCCGCGGCGCGTTTCACCACCTCCAGGATGCTGATGTTGTTCTGGTCCCAGCCCAGCCGCGTCTTGATGATGACGGGGATCGAGACGGCGTCGGCCACGCTGCGCACCGCGTTCATCATCCGGTCGATGTCCTTGAGGAAGGCGGCGCCGGAGTCGGAACGCAGGATCTTGGGCACGGAGCACCCGAAGTTGATGTCCATGATCTGCGCGCCCTTTTCTTCCAGGACCAGCGCGCCCTCCACCATGCGTCCGATGTCATTTCCGTAGATCTGGGCGGCGAGGAGCGACATGCCGGTATCGCGGTAGATGTCGGCGTCGCAGAAGTTCATCATTTGCAGCGTCTTCGGGTTCCGGTGGAGAATGGCGTTGCAGTTGATGAACTCCACGCCGACCATCTGCGCACCCATTCTGGCGCAGATCAATCGGAAGGGCCAGTTGCTGATGCCCGCCATGGGCGCCAGCGTGAGGATCGGCATGCCCGGCCTGAGCGACGTGATGCGGTGCGGCCCTATGGCGATTTCGTGGGTCATGGTCTTGTACGGTCTTCCATTCCCTTAGATATTGACATCCACACTCCCCGCGGATAGATTGTCCGGGTTGAAAATACGCCGGAAAACGGCCTGATCGCAAGGCCTTTGTCCGGCCAGATCCGCCGTCCCGCATCAGACTCGCCGTCCCGCGCTGTGCATTCAAAGGAGTCTTCCACATGCCGGTGGAATACGTACCGGATCGAAAACGGTTTTCGATCGACAAGTTTCAGAAGGTCAATCTCTTCGATACCGAGCACATGTTCTGCGACATCTACTGTTTCGAACCCGGACAGGAACAGAAGGCGCACAGCCACGCCGAAAACGACAAGATCTACTACGTTTTGGAGGGCGTCGGCGATTTCACCGTCGGCGATGAAACGATAGAAGGCATTCCCGGAACTGCCGTGCTCTGCCCTCCCGGTGTGGATCACGGCGTGCTCAACACGGGGGCCGGCCGGCTGGTGGTGCTGGTGTTCATGGCGCCCCATCCGTGATTCACCATGTATCGACATTCCGTGCGAATTCGAGCCGCCGATAAGGCTTTGCTTCTTGCCTGCCGCGAGACAGTACGAGATGTAGAAGAACCCATGACAGGGATTTATCTATTGAAAAGCACCTCACGGTTCTATGTTGTCCTCTCCATGGTGTTTCTGGCTGTGTCGTGTACCGGCTCCGTGTCCGGCCAGGAAGCCGATGAAAAGTCCGGTGCGGAATCCTTGCTCAGGTTTATTGAAATCGGGGGTGTTTTGGAGTTTACCCTATCGCACAAACAGTCGTCTGTGGGAGA
This window encodes:
- a CDS encoding tRNA-dihydrouridine synthase, which codes for MTHEIAIGPHRITSLRPGMPILTLAPMAGISNWPFRLICARMGAQMVGVEFINCNAILHRNPKTLQMMNFCDADIYRDTGMSLLAAQIYGNDIGRMVEGALVLEEKGAQIMDINFGCSVPKILRSDSGAAFLKDIDRMMNAVRSVADAVSIPVIIKTRLGWDQNNISILEVVKRAADSGAHAVAVHARTVAQKFNGTADWSWIGRAVEVSPVPIFGNGDVFTFQDAVRMVRETGCAGVMIARAARDNPYIFSGDVTPTFSDRVRLARDHLGMMVEYKGEKIGVMEMRKFFAAYFKGFPNASHLRTSLVQVDTVTQAHRILDEWVADSDRRPHDA
- a CDS encoding cupin domain-containing protein, yielding MPVEYVPDRKRFSIDKFQKVNLFDTEHMFCDIYCFEPGQEQKAHSHAENDKIYYVLEGVGDFTVGDETIEGIPGTAVLCPPGVDHGVLNTGAGRLVVLVFMAPHP